TTATCTTTGCTTTCTTGTGCTTGTCCACCAATAGGACCTGCCTTTATAATGCCGGAGAAATTAGTTCTATTGAAGAAAAGACCGGCAAATCCAAGTTCTAGAATCTGGGTAGATATAGGAACGTCAATGCCTCTATATTTATCCATGTTGTTCCATGTTTCAATTGATATTTCAGTTTGTTCTATTAAGTCACATAATTCATCTGTATACTGGAAAACACATGTCCAAAAAGAGAAAATTAAGGGGTCATATTCAATCAGTGTAACTTTTGAAACTAGTCCACGTTGCAATAGATGCAAAGAAATGGACGAGCCTCCTGCAAAAGGTTCATAAAAATGACAGCCAGTTAGTTCATTATTAATTATTAATTTTTCTACATAAGGCCCTAGAGCTGTCTTGCCTCCAGGATAGCGTAATGGACTTTTAAGAATGCTCATTTTTTCATCACCTGAAGGCACTATAGCAAAAAATCTTCATTTTGGCCAGTATTTTTTTTCATTTAAAATGAAGTTAATGACTTGAAACATTCCACTCTTTGCAATAGAATCAAGTCTTTCTCGAGATGGTAAAATAGTATGCGTACTATGAACAACTGTATCCATAAAAGTGATGTTTTCATCAGAAACAGCGTTAAGAAATGCTGAATATATGCCTTTCTCAACAAATAATTTTAAATATCTCTTGTTATCTTTGTAATATTTAATTAATTGACTAAGCATTGGATCTTTGCCCTGATTATTTTTGATTAGCAAGTCCCAATGTCCCATTTTTCTAAGATGAAACTTCAAACTTTGCTCTAATAATGATCTCATGAGGATTGTTGCAGATATTGGATACCAAGAGTAGTGTTTATATTTGGAGATTTTCATAATCTCCTTAGACAAAAACATTAGACCAATGTCTTGTGGATCATTGAACTGTAATGCAGTCCAACTCAGGCCTTCAAAGAACACAAATACTTTTGGATTACTAGGTTGTTGTGGAGTAGAAGGATCTTCAGGACTTGGGTCTTCAGGACTTGGATCTTCAGGACTTGGATCTTCAGGACTTGGATCTTCAGGACTTGGATCTTCAGGACTTGGATCTTCAGGACTTGGGTCTTTAGGACATGGGTCTTCAGGACTTGGGTCTTCAGGGTTTGGATCTTCAGGTTCTTGATCTTCAGGTTCTTGACCTTCGGTCTCGTAGATCTCGTTAATTAACTTCACAAAATCAGGGATATCCTCTGCATAATTACGTGTTGTGAGTTGTCCTGTTACAAAAGCCGCCTTGGCGAGAATATAAAGGCCTTTATCTAAAATTTCTTTACCAAATGAAGAAAATGGCATTTGATTCTTTTCATCAAAAGTAATTTCTAAAAGCGTTTTTACGGTTGCGTTATAAATAGGTTTGGATTTTGAATTAAAAGGTCGTAAGAAAGGATCAAGCTCAAGATTATTATGGTCAATCTTCTTCTTCTCAGATTCTTTCCAAAGTGGAAGCTTTAATGTATAGTGCAATAAGTTATATTCTTGAATTGCTTTACGAACTTTTGCTGGAGTAGAATTCGTATCATCACTAATGTTTTGAATTGATTCACCATTAAGGAATCTATTTGCAAAGAAGAATTGTTTGGCTTCTGTTGACCACGCTTTAATTCCCACTAAGTGTCTTTTATAAAGCGCTGCTTGGATGCTCTGTCTGCTTTCGACAAAATCAACATGGATAGTTGAAATGTTTTCTCTTGTTTCTTCGGAAATTGCTGGTATTCTTCTGTTAGTCTCTAGTTCTAGTAATCCCGTTAGTAATTTGCAAGCGCATATTCTTCGATTTCCTTCTAGGACAATTAACTTACCGTTTTCCTCACAAACGATAATTCTCTCTCCTGGCATAAGTCCGCCATCTTCATTAATTCCCTTTGCGATAGTAATAACATTTTCATATTGAACTAAATAGTTCATTATACTTGTCTCATCCGGGTTGGGTACTACAACAAACCGAGGATTTTGTGTGTCTAAATTAAGATCGATTAATGGTATGTAACGAGAAGTGTATTTCATTAGCTATTCTCCTTATCTTTACATGTGATACTATTGTACTATATAAGTGCACTTTTTTGACGATATGTGGAAGAAAAAAGCTAATCTATGGAATTTAAAATAGGAATTTGATTTTACAGTTGCGAATAAAATGTTCTTATATTTTAAGAAGGGTGATAGTATATGAAGCTTAATGCAGATTCAATAAAATGGGCAATTAATCATTTACAGTTTGAAAAAGATACTGATTTATTTCCCAGTCCGAAAGAAATCAATGTATTTAGCGATCTCAAAAATAAAATTGTAGAAAAATTAAAGGACTATGACATAACACAACATCAGTTTAGTCCATCAAGAAGATTTGTTATTCCTAAAACTGAGTTATCGTATAGGACTGCAACTCAACTTGATCCTATGGACAGTCTTTTATTAGCAGCTGTTATTTATGAGTATGGTCATTTAATTGAAAGACGTCGGAGACCAAAAGGAGAAAAAACTGTGTTTAGTTATAGATTTGCTCCTGAAGGCGATGGAATCTTTTATAGTAATGAGAACTCGTGGAAGGAATTTTGGACTTCATGTTTAGAGAAAAGTAAGAGAAAAAAATACGTAGTTCAAATGGATATATCAGATTTTTACAATCAAATTTATCATCATACAGTTGAAAACCAACTGGGGGAATCTGGACTACCGAACGCAATAATTAAATTCATAATGCGTATGTTAGAGGACATAACAAAAACTGTTTCAAGAGGCATACCAATAGGACCTCACTCATCACATCTACTTGCTGAAATGACATTAATTCCAATCGACGATAGTTTATCTATAAAAGGGATTGATTTTTGCCGTTATGCAGATGATATCTATGTGTTTTGTGATGAAGAAAAAGAAGCACAAATAACCGTATATCATATGGCTGAAATATTGGATAAGCAACAAAAATTAATACTACAAAAACAAAAGACGGATATCTTTAAAGCAAAGGATTTTGAGGAAATATGCAAAAAGATGTTGAATGATAATCCTCTAAATGAGAACGAAGACAAAATGATTAAAGTTTTAAAAAAGTATACTACTGGTATGTATAAAGGAATAGACTTCAAACAGTTAGACCTAGAGGACCAAAAATTGTTTGCTGATTATAACATCAACGAAGTTCTTGATAAATATTTAAATGTACATGAGCCTGATTTTAAGAAGATAAGGTGGCTTTATAGAAGGCTTGGTCAATTGGGGGCTCCAGGTGGTATTGAATATACAGTACAAAATATTAATAGGCTAATTCCTGCTATTAGTGATGTATGCCACTATTTAATTTCGGCGACTAAAAATTTCAATGGAGATTTCCTTACATTTGGAGACCAGGTAGTAACAATACTTGAAGATGATCTTATACAAGCTAATGACTATTTTTATATAGCAATCTTAAACTTATTCGCAAGTAACTCTGATCTAAATCATTTAAAAAAATTATTATCATTGTATAAATCCTCGTCTCCTGAAGCTAAAAGGAAAATTATCTTCGCAGCTTATGAAGCAGGAGCATCCACTTGGATACGGGAGTTAAAAGAATTATATTCAACTTTAGACCCGTGGAGTCGAAGGGCTATGTTAATTGCATGCAAAACACTGCCTGAAGATGAAAGAACTCATTATTTAAAACACATAAAGAAGACGCACTCTTTGAGTTTGTCAGAAGAATTAATTTTGGAATGGTCACTTAATAATAAGAGATATAACATGAATCAAGATGATGAATATGATTATGAATAACATACCGAAAACTAATGATATATAAAAGAGAAACGAACGTTATTTCCTGTACTGAGAAGAAATTGTTAAAAAATCCTTGGTTGTTTGACTCAACAATTGTATGTTCAAGTCTGATGGAACTGAAATTTTACTTACTCTCAATGTGTTCTGAGAAAAAACCTAAACTACTGATTATGATTGCTTTTATATAAAATTGTTACATAATTCAATGGCGATAAGTAGTGTTGAAGAAGTTTCAGCTCAGATGTTAGTCTAATACTTTATTCCTCGATATAAGTTCCTTGGGAGTTTTAGTTTGATCTGCAGTCTAAAACTTATTTTTCAATACCTGACGATTTTGTAACCCAAAAAAACGCGTCAAATCAACAACTCCAGTCTAACACTTTATTCTCTTTGAACTTCTACATTTAATCCACACTCATCATTTTTTGAGGTTTAATATTTTGATTTCCCATGTTGATGTCCTCCCCTTATCAGAGTATGTAAAATAAATTGTGTAAACTCCCAAATCTTTTAAAAAGGAAGTGATAGAAAGGTTGGGGAGAACACATGGGACTCTGGACAAAAGAGCAACTGCGAGCGTTCATTAAGGAGAATAAGCTGATCACAGCTCAGGATGCGCAAAATGCCTTGAAAGAACTGTTTGCTGAAACGCTGCAGGAGATGCTGGAAGCCGAATTAGACACGCATCTGGGCTACGAGAAGCATGAGCTCAAGGCCAAGATGACACCGAAAAGCCGTAATGGCAAAAGCAAGATGTCGGTGGTCAGCGAGTACGGGAGCAGGAAATCACGGTTCCACGGGATCGGCTGGGAGAGTTTGAACCGATCGTGGTCCAGAAACATCAAAAGAACGTAACCGGCATCGAGGACCAGATTATCGTGCTGTATGCCAAAGGTGTCAGTACCCGGGAGATTCAGGACCATTTTTGACAGACCCTATCATCAACGTCTTCCTGTACGATTTCCAGTTGAATTCAGTATCCATAGTAATCTCAGCCGTCCTTCTTGCTATAGCTTTTAGCTATAACTAGTTATGTTCTTTTGGTATGTCTTCTAACCCCGCTCGTCGTGATATGATCATCGTATACAACGAGGGGGTTATGTACATGACTGATAAGTTCCAGATCGTAGGAAGTTTGTTGCGGCCCGAAGAGCTGCTGAAATATAAAACGCAAATTGAACATCGCGATGATATCCAGTATCCGTTCTATGAGAATTTTGAAGGCTATGCTGAGTGCGAGACAGAGGCGATCAAACAGGTTGTGAAAAAGGAAATCGAGCATAACCTGTCGATTATTACGGACGGCGAATTCTCCAAATCGATGTGGCATCTGGATTTTGTATGGGGCTTTGGCGGAACCCAGCGTTATATCGCGGACCATGGCTACTTTTTCCGGGATGTGGACGGAACCTCGAAATATGAAACACGCAAAGATATTGGATTGCGCATTACTGGCAAACTGAGCGGAAAGAATCATCACTTCATTAAACTGTTCAAACAGCTCCAAGATACGGCTGGCGATCAGCAAACGAAACTTTGCGTACCATCTCCTTCCCATATCTTCGGTGAACTTTCCTGGTCGGATAACATTGGCGGCACGGATGCTGTTTATCAGAACAAACAGGAGCTCAAAGCGGGCCTTGTAAGCGCGTATAAAGAATTCGTGGAGGAATTCGCTGCGGCAGGCGGCAAAATCCTGCAATTCGATGATTGCTTGTGGGAGCTGTTTGCAGATGACAACCCGAACTCTCCGTTTACGGGGGAGCATATTAATCAAGCGGAAGTACAGGGTCTCGCCACCGAATTTATTGATATTAACAATACCGTGATTGACTTCGGTCATAGCCTTGGCTTGAAAATGTGGACACACAACTGCCGGGGGAACTACGATTCCCGCAACATGGGCGGTGGATCTTATGCGAAAATCGCCAACTTGTTCCTGAAGCAATTGAAATATGATCGCTTCTTCCTGGAGTGGGATGATGATCGTGCGGGTTCGATTGAAGCACTGGAAGTTTTCAAGGACAGACCGGAAACGGAGATTGTTCTGGGCTTGCTGTCTTCCAAAACAAATACGCTGGATGATGAAGCACGCGTCATCCGTCTGCTTGACGAAGCATCCAAAATCATTGATAAGGATCGTCTGCTGCTCTCGCATCAATGCGGCTTTGCGTCCTGCGATGGCGGTAACGAGCTAAGCGAAGCCGAGCAATGGGCGAAGATTGATCAAGGCCAGAAGCTTGCGAAGCAATATTGGGGTAGCTAGACAATAAAACGAGATATTAATATAAACGGCGACCTTTTCCCGGAATTCAATCAGGGGAGAGGTCGCCGTGTTTTTTTGAATGGTCTTCTTGTATATCTTGTATTATCCTTTTTTTGTTACCAAATCTCTACTCTTTGCTAAGCTGGGGGTTGCCTTGGGTTTGGCAGAAGGACTTGTCCCTTTCGATTTCTCCACTTTGGAGAACAAGTTCATCAATTTATCTTTATAGATATATCCGAGTACGAAACCAATAACGGCAATGACCGATATGATAATGGCGATGCTGTATTGTTGCATATGAATTGTGGACCCTACCGCGGCAGAGGCAATAATCCATGGCAGACGACCAACCAGAAGTATCGTGAAAAATCTTAAAGAACTCATGGATGTAAGAGCGGCAACAAATACGAGCATGTCTTTCGGCAAACCGGGAATCACGAAAAAGATAAACAAAAAGGCAGAGAACTTCTTCTCATTATGAATAAACGACATCCACTTATAGTCTTTCTTTTGCAGCAATCGCGCAATAAAATTGCGACCGATAAAACGAGTGAAATAAAAAGCAATCGCTGAGCCCAATACCAAGCCTACTGTAGTATAGAATGACCCAAGCGTAACCCCATAGATATATCCGCCTGCAACCTGTACCACTTCTCCCGGAATAGGCGCAACCACGATCTGAAGTATCTGGAATAAAATAAACATCACCGGACCCCAATGTCCCGTTGAATGAATATACGCTCTGAAATTGTCCATGGACGACATGACTTTAATAATGGCAGGAGAATAATAGACCAGTAAACCAATGGACAAAATCGTTAACAGACCCAACAGTATTTTCATAACTGTTTTTCTCGAAAGTTGTGGCATAGCTGATGACTCCTTTGCGTTATGACCTTTGCTGATTACAGTATAAAACGAAAAAATGAAGAGTCACCTACATAACTTCTGAAGAATTCTTAAGTCGATTGTCTCTGCTGGTAGTGGCTGCTAACGCATATTATACTGAAATTGGACGGAGGGATCGGATGAGCAAGCAAATTTTAATTGCTGACGATAACAGTGAGATTCGTGAAATTGTAAAGATTTTGTTAGAGAGCGAGAATTATGAAGTCATTGAAGCCGTAGATGGTCAGGACGCAATTGATAAAGTGAATGAAGAGACGGATCTCATTATCTTGGATATGATGATGCCGAATAAATCGGGGCTGAAGGCGTGTCTGGAGATTCGTGAAAAAACAAGTGCTCCGATCCTGTTTCTCACAGCTAAAACGCAGGATTCGGACAAACAATTGGCCTTCTCCTCCGGGAGTGATGATTTTTTGTCCAAACCCTTTTCCTATACAGAACTCGTTGCAAGGGTAAAGGCATTGCTTCGAAGGTATTATGTGTATCGTGGCAAGGAGAAGAGGGAAGAAACGGACCAAATCATCATGGAGGATCTTACGGTCCATCAGGATTCCAAGACTGTTTTTGTTGGGGA
Above is a window of Paenibacillus sp. FSL K6-1330 DNA encoding:
- a CDS encoding RNA-directed DNA polymerase; translated protein: MKLNADSIKWAINHLQFEKDTDLFPSPKEINVFSDLKNKIVEKLKDYDITQHQFSPSRRFVIPKTELSYRTATQLDPMDSLLLAAVIYEYGHLIERRRRPKGEKTVFSYRFAPEGDGIFYSNENSWKEFWTSCLEKSKRKKYVVQMDISDFYNQIYHHTVENQLGESGLPNAIIKFIMRMLEDITKTVSRGIPIGPHSSHLLAEMTLIPIDDSLSIKGIDFCRYADDIYVFCDEEKEAQITVYHMAEILDKQQKLILQKQKTDIFKAKDFEEICKKMLNDNPLNENEDKMIKVLKKYTTGMYKGIDFKQLDLEDQKLFADYNINEVLDKYLNVHEPDFKKIRWLYRRLGQLGAPGGIEYTVQNINRLIPAISDVCHYLISATKNFNGDFLTFGDQVVTILEDDLIQANDYFYIAILNLFASNSDLNHLKKLLSLYKSSSPEAKRKIIFAAYEAGASTWIRELKELYSTLDPWSRRAMLIACKTLPEDERTHYLKHIKKTHSLSLSEELILEWSLNNKRYNMNQDDEYDYE
- a CDS encoding TVP38/TMEM64 family protein, yielding MPQLSRKTVMKILLGLLTILSIGLLVYYSPAIIKVMSSMDNFRAYIHSTGHWGPVMFILFQILQIVVAPIPGEVVQVAGGYIYGVTLGSFYTTVGLVLGSAIAFYFTRFIGRNFIARLLQKKDYKWMSFIHNEKKFSAFLFIFFVIPGLPKDMLVFVAALTSMSSLRFFTILLVGRLPWIIASAAVGSTIHMQQYSIAIIISVIAVIGFVLGYIYKDKLMNLFSKVEKSKGTSPSAKPKATPSLAKSRDLVTKKG
- a CDS encoding response regulator transcription factor is translated as MSKQILIADDNSEIREIVKILLESENYEVIEAVDGQDAIDKVNEETDLIILDMMMPNKSGLKACLEIREKTSAPILFLTAKTQDSDKQLAFSSGSDDFLSKPFSYTELVARVKALLRRYYVYRGKEKREETDQIIMEDLTVHQDSKTVFVGEKEVALTEIEYQILLLLAKKRRKVFSAENIYESVWGQPYFYTCNNTVMVHIRNLRSKLEDDPQNPKYVKTVWGKGYKIE
- a CDS encoding cobalamin-independent methionine synthase II family protein, whose protein sequence is MTDKFQIVGSLLRPEELLKYKTQIEHRDDIQYPFYENFEGYAECETEAIKQVVKKEIEHNLSIITDGEFSKSMWHLDFVWGFGGTQRYIADHGYFFRDVDGTSKYETRKDIGLRITGKLSGKNHHFIKLFKQLQDTAGDQQTKLCVPSPSHIFGELSWSDNIGGTDAVYQNKQELKAGLVSAYKEFVEEFAAAGGKILQFDDCLWELFADDNPNSPFTGEHINQAEVQGLATEFIDINNTVIDFGHSLGLKMWTHNCRGNYDSRNMGGGSYAKIANLFLKQLKYDRFFLEWDDDRAGSIEALEVFKDRPETEIVLGLLSSKTNTLDDEARVIRLLDEASKIIDKDRLLLSHQCGFASCDGGNELSEAEQWAKIDQGQKLAKQYWGS